Part of the Cohnella candidum genome, GATCCTGGGCACGGGATACGTCGGCTTGGTAAGCGGAGCCTGCCTCGCGGAGCTTGGCCATTCGGTCGTATGCTGCGACACCGACACCTCCAAAATCGCCTCTTTGCAGGCCGGCGCCCTCCCGTTTTACGAGCCGGGTTTGCCGGAACTGCTGAGCCGGAACGCCGCTAACGGGCGACTAACCTTCACGGCCGACCCATCACAGGCGGCGGCTCAAGCGGAGCTGATCTTCATCGCGGTCGGCACGCCGATGGGACCGGGCGGCGATGCCGACGTTTCGTCCGTGCTCGCGGCGGCTTCGTCGATCGGACAAGCTCTCCGGCCGGACGCCGTCGTAGCTGTTAAAAGCACGGTTCCCGCGGGGACGACGCGTCTCGTGCGCGATACGATCGCGGCGCAAACAACGCATCCCTTCGAAGCAGCGTGCAACCCCGAATTCTTACGGGAAGGAACCGCCGTTTCGGATTTCACGCGGGCGGAACGGATCGTCATCGGCACCGCCAGCTCACGCGCCGGAGACGTTTTGGAGGCACTTTACGCTCCGCTTGGAATTCCTATCGTCCGCACCGGATGGGAAACGGCGGAACTGATGAAATACGCCAGTAACGCTTTTCTCGCCATGAAAATCTCCTTCATCAATAATATGGCCCAGTTGTGCGAAGCCACGGGAGCGGATGTCACTGAGCTCGCATATGGCGTGGGGCTGGATACCCGAATCGGGACGAAGCATTTTTCGGCGGGGATCGGCTACGGGGGCTCCTGCTTTCCTAAGGATGTACAAGCCCTGCTCCACATGGCGGAGTCTGCGGGTCACGATTTTGAGCTGTTGAAGCCGGTCATCCGAACAAACCGGATGCAGCCCTTGCGCTTCGCGGAAAAAGTGAAGGCGACGCTCGGCAGCCTCAAAGGCTTGAAACTGGCCGTGCTCGGCTTGTCCTTCAAGGCCGGAACCGACGATATGCGCTCGGCGCCCTCCATTCCGATTATTCGATTTCTGTTAAGCGAGGGGGCCGCCGTTCGGGCTTACGATCCGCAAGCGACCCGGAAAGCGAAGCTGGAGCTGGGAGACGGCCCTGTGTACACGGATGACCTGCGCCAAGCGGTTGAGGGCTCCGATGCCTGCCTAGTGGTCACGGAATGGCCGGAAATCGCGACTTTGGATTTGCCGAGCCTTCGCAGTTGGGTGCGAAGGCCGATCCTCTTCGACGGCCGGAACCTGTTTTCCCCCGCGGCCATGGACGAAGCCGGGTTCGATTACTACTCCATCGGGCGTCCGCCCGTGCTGGCGGCGCGTTGAACTGGCCGGGCCCCCGTGTTATGTTTAAAAGGATAACAGTCGTACGGGAGCGCTGCGCATGTGGTTGAGTTTGCTTGTATTGTTCATCATCGGAATCGTGGCGGCCGTGTT contains:
- a CDS encoding UDP-glucose dehydrogenase family protein, producing MKRIAILGTGYVGLVSGACLAELGHSVVCCDTDTSKIASLQAGALPFYEPGLPELLSRNAANGRLTFTADPSQAAAQAELIFIAVGTPMGPGGDADVSSVLAAASSIGQALRPDAVVAVKSTVPAGTTRLVRDTIAAQTTHPFEAACNPEFLREGTAVSDFTRAERIVIGTASSRAGDVLEALYAPLGIPIVRTGWETAELMKYASNAFLAMKISFINNMAQLCEATGADVTELAYGVGLDTRIGTKHFSAGIGYGGSCFPKDVQALLHMAESAGHDFELLKPVIRTNRMQPLRFAEKVKATLGSLKGLKLAVLGLSFKAGTDDMRSAPSIPIIRFLLSEGAAVRAYDPQATRKAKLELGDGPVYTDDLRQAVEGSDACLVVTEWPEIATLDLPSLRSWVRRPILFDGRNLFSPAAMDEAGFDYYSIGRPPVLAAR